One Festucalex cinctus isolate MCC-2025b chromosome 1, RoL_Fcin_1.0, whole genome shotgun sequence genomic region harbors:
- the urod gene encoding uroporphyrinogen decarboxylase: protein MSKGELIIPEDFPQLQNDTFLRAARGEQTEHVPVWCMRQAGRYLPEFREFRAGKDFFETCRSPDACCELTLQPLRRFPFDAAIIFSDILVVPQAMGMDVQMVPGKGPTFPEPLKEPEDLQRLRMKVDVAKELGYVFQAITLTRHKIEGKVPLIGFTGAPWTLMSYMIEGGGSNTHSKAKRWLFRHPEASHMLLKMLTDVIVEYLLGQVAAGAQALQVFESHAGILGPAEFQAFSLPYLHDIARRVKEKLKEARQEVPMIVFAKDAHYALEALSQSHYEVVGLDWSIDPRSARERTGGKVSLQGNMDPCALYAPKERISDIVKNMLEGFGTRGYIANLGHGLYPDMDPENVGAFVEAVHQHSKQMVKQM from the exons ATGAGCAAGGGCGAATTAATCAT CCCTGAAGACTTTCCCCAACTCCAGAATGACACATTCCTGCGAGCGGCTCGAGGTGAACAAACCGAGCATGTCCCTGTCTGGTGTATGAGACAGGCTGGAAGATACCTACCTG AGTTCCGTGAGTTCAGGGCAGGTAAGGACTTTTTTGAAACATGCCGTTCGCCAGATGCCTGCTGTGAGCTCACATTGCAG ccTCTGAGGCGATTTCCATTTGATGCTGCCATCATTTTTTCTGACATCCTCGTTGTGCCACAG GCAATGGGTATGGATGTCCAGATGGTGCCAGGCAAAGGTCCCACATTCCCAGAGCCGCTGAAGGAGCCCGAAGACCTGCAGCGTCTGCGTATGAAAGTGGACGTAGCCAAAGAACTGGGTTACGTTTTCCAAGCCATCACACTGACCAGACACAAGATCGAAGGCAAAGTGCCCCTGATCGGATTCACCGGAGCGCCA TGGACGCTCATGTCTTATATGATCGAAGGCGGCGGTTCCAACACGCACTCCAAGGCGAAGCGTTGGCTTTTTCGACATCCTGAGGCCAGCCACATGCTGCTGAAGATGCTCACCGACGTGATAGTTGAGTACCTGCTGGGCCAGGTGGCAGCCGGAGCACAG GCTCTGCAGGTGTTTGAGTCCCACGCTGGTATCTTAGGGCCGGCGGAGTTTCAAGCATTCTCTCTACCTTACCTTCACGATATTGCTCGCCGCGTTAAAGAGAAACTCAAGGAAGCACGGCAGGAAGTTCCCATG ATTGTTTTTGCAAAGGATGCTCATTATGCGCTGGAAGCTCTTTCTCAGTCTCATTACGAAGTGGTCGGGCTTGACTGGTCCATTGACCCACGCTCAGCAAg GGAGCGGACAGGAGGAAAGGTTAGCCTTCAGGGAAACATGGACCCATGTGCGCTTTATGCTCCCAAG GAACGTATTTCAGACATCGTGAAGAACATGCTGGAAGGTTTTGGCACCAGAGGCTATATTGCCAATCTGGGCCACGGTCTTTATCCCGACATGGACCCAGAGAATGTGGGTGCCTTCGTGGAGGCTGTACATCAACACTCAAAACAGATGGTCAAGCAAATGTGA